TTGATCTGCTGAATAATTGTGAAATGTAATGGGCTGTCCCGAACGACTGATGCCTCCTGACCAGAAATAATAGTCCGACCGACCTGACGAATTTTCATCCGGGGAGACTACGAAACCATGGTCCTGCAGAAATTTCCCGAACAAGTCTATCCCGTTGTCGACGATGAATTGCATCGGCCCCCAGAGGCGGGGGTTGGCTTCTATCATTACAGCGTGTCTACCTGCCTTATCAACTCTCAACTCGATCATGATCAATCCGGCAAAGCCGATTTTATGCAGCATTTCCACATATCGCTCCGCCAGGGGGGTTTGATGAAAACCGGAACGTCTGGCGAGCAGGATGGATTTTCCGTTTGCCTGTTGCATCAGGTTCTCCTGAGCGAACAATATATCATTCCCAGTCTTTCTGATGTATCCAAGCAGGTATATGTTCCTTCCTGCAACATACTCCTGAAAAAAAAATTCATGGGTGTCTTCAGAACTCAGGAACTTCTCCAGACCGAAGCGATTGAGAATAATGTACGGATAGAGCGCCCTTCCTGTCGAAGAAAAATAGGTCATTGGTTTCGCAACAAAAGGGAAACCGGAAGGGATATCGATAAATTCTTCAGGGACATCTAAATTGAAGGATCTGCAGATAGATGCAAAACTCTTTTTGTCCGAAATTTCGGCATAAATTCCTTTCTCAACTAATGGAACAATACAGTTTGCCGCCTCGATTTCTTCGCGGTGTTCCAGAAGAAACCGATTGAGGTACTCCGTTGTAGGGAGTATTAGAACTCGATCGTAACCGTATTTATGGACGACATGATTCACCCATGACATGAAAACATCCGGATCCAGGTCCTCCGATTTTCTTTTAAAAAGAACTTTTTCTTTATACGCAGTCAGAAAGATCGGATCTTTGGGGCCGTTGGCGATAACATGGAAATCTATGTCATGCATAGCGGCCCAGCGGCAAAAAGCGATCACCGCCCGGACATTATACCCCGATAACAGCAAAACGGCTTGATTCCAGCTCATACAATCTTCGCGAAAAAGAGATTCCGCACCTCCTCAAACATCGCCAGCCTGCAAATCCTGCACACAACTACGTACAGAATTCCGCCTACAACGACTTGTGACATGAGCATTATCGCATCGTTCATGAACGGCAACCGGTGCAGCATGTAGACCGCACCCCCCATCATGCCCGCGACCCCCATGTAGGGAAGAAGATCGGTTACTTGGGCTTTGAACGGATATGCAATCAGATCACCGTTCTTGTAGCTGTTCAGATAATAGGAAGTGATTGCCGTTACGATCTGGCCTGCAATTATTGCCTTGATCCCCCAGCGCCAGGTGATCCCGATGTTCAGGGCCACCATGGATTTCTTTATGATTTCAAGACGGAACATGAGGTCGGAACGTCCGTTGGCCAGCAGGACATTCAGGTTGACCATGCTGAGCGGATAAAAGAGTCCGACGATCGCCAGCATCTGCAGGAAGGGTACCGCTGGTTCCCATCGTTTTCCCAGTAATACGAGGACCAACGGCCGGGCGGTAACAATAAGACCGATCATCATCGGGAAATTAACCAGGGCGATAGTTTTGAGCGCCTTTCGTACTGCATTCTTCATCCGCTCCGGTTCTCCCTGCATCCTGGAGAAAACCGGGAAAGCCACTCTTCCGACGACCCCGCCCATGGTCTGCGAGGGGATCTGCTGAATGGAACGTGCCCGTGTATAGTAGCCCAGCTCCGATGGTGCAAACAGTTTTCCTATGGCCACGTTGTATGCGTTGCGGAAAAGGGCATCCAGAACACCGGAACCCAGCAGCCTGGAACTGAATCCAAAGAGTTCACGGAGGGCCGATAAACTGAAGTTCCGGCCGGGACGCCATCTGCTGAAGAACCACAAGGTAAGCGAATCGAGAAGTGTTCCGCTCAGTGTTTGGCCGACAAGGCTCCAGACGCCGAAATGCATGAAGGCCATACCGATCCCTATGACCCCCGAACCGGTTACGGCAATCAGTCTTACCTTTGCCTGGGTCTTGAAATCCAGCTCTTTGGTCATCAGTGTTGTCTGGATGACCCCCAGCGCGGCAAAGATGAAGTTGAAGGCCAACACGCGGGTCAGGGATACAAGGGCCGGCTGTTTGTAAAAGCGTGCAATCCATGGAGCGGCTTCCCACAAGGCCGTTGCTGTCAGAAGGCTTAACAGGAGATTGGCATAAAAGACGGATGTGTAATGTGTTTCCGTCGCGTCCTGCTTCTGGATCAGGGCCGAGCCGAAACCGCTGTCCAGGAAGATATGCCCCAGTGCGATAAAGACCGTCAACATCCCGATCAGTCCGAACTCGGCGGGCATAAGCAACCTTGCGAGTATGACCAGGACGATGAACTGGACGATCCTGGGACCAACCTGCTCAACCGCACTCCAGAAAACGCTTTTGATGGCTTTGTCCTTCAGACTCATATCTGATTCTAAACCGATTCCCCTTGGCCGACCGGTTTGCTCTCGTTTGGTATCACTGAATGCAACTTTATGGGCAGGGAATGAAAAACCGTGGTCGGAATATCTTTGTTCTCTCCCTTGTTATGGAGAGCCCGGCGCTTTCGGTTTAACCATGTTTAGCAAACGTTACGGATAATCTTTACGGTTTCTTCGGCATAATTTATATCCACGCCGGGCGCATCAAGGGTGGGACTGCTTGGGAGATATCGGAAATACATATTTTAGCCCTTATGTGCCTTTATATTTACGATGGCGCATCTTGCCGGGAATTGCAAGATATTTTTTTGGGAAAGCCGGACTCTTGTCAGGTGTGCAAACACAGCAAAGGAACAAAAAACATGGTGCATGAAAGCGGTTTTTGCGAGTTTTCCGGGGTATGAGGACTATAAGTGTGTTCTGGCTTGGGATGATCTACTCCGCCGGGCATGGCGATGGACCCCAATCATCCCGATCAGGCCGATACCGAAGAGGAAGAGACTGGCCGGTTCCGGTACGACGCTCAGCCGCTGCACATCCTCGGCGGGAAGCACGTGGTCATAGATCTTCAGGTCATCGAGAGCGCCCGAAAAAAAGAGACCATCATCTTCATCCGTCAGATGGGTCATCCCGATGACCATTGGAAATCCGGTTGTACTATAAAGAAGAGGACCATCGTTTTCCCCAACAAGGAAGCCATCTATATAAAGTTTATGCCCTGAAGAAGAAAACGTGGTAGTCATTTGATGCCATTTGCCATCATTCAAATGAGCCGGAGAGTCTATAATAGACATATCCGGTCCGGGTTGAGGACTTGCATCAACGCGTACACGAATCCTCCCGTCCCATAGTATTTTGACGGTAAAACCATGATTGCTGTAATAGTTTTCACCGGGATCGGAGCTGAAGATCGTACCGACGGAGCTCTGGGTGGTCTTGAACCACGTGGCGAAGGTAAAGACCGACGGTTGCAGGACATCGTCGAAATGGACATGGTCATCGACACCATCGAAGGAGAGGGCGCTCTCCGGATTCCCGAACCGGTCGGAGGTAAATATCCCCCCCATCACCGTTCCGTTATAACCGTTTCCCTCGGCATCAAGGGCGTTCCCGTCGAAGGGGAACCAGGCTACCGGATCGTCGATCGGTGCGGCGCCGGCGGGTTGCCAGGCGAAGAGAATGCAGGGCATCAGGAGAAGGACAGAGAGGATCTTTTTCATCATCGGCTCCTTTCATAAAAAGAACGGTTGAGAAGAGAAAGGGGCGCCCCATCCCGAAGGCCAGGAATGCGGATCCCTTCTGACCGGAGGAGAAGGCACAATACATGCCAATCAATCCGATAACGGGATAAGGCCGGGAAACCTTCAGAAACAAAAGGAAAATCCGGGAGGGGTACAGACGATAGGGTGGGACGGAAGATCAGAACAGAATCAAGAATCTGACAACCGTCAGGTTTCCGACGAAGGGCCGGGAAACAGGCAAGATGAAGAGCTCCTCTCCTGAAGAGTGCCGGGATGCTTGTTCCCATGGCGGTGTTGCTTTGCCCTGAATGATTCCTGTGAAGGGCTGAATTAGGGTTCTCTATGTGTGTCCGGCACACCTCCCCCCATCCTTTGCCCCACGATACTATAAGGATCCTTTACTGCCAACGTTAAAAAGCTGTCCCGGGACTGTCTGTACAGGAGAAATAAAGATTGCTTCCGCCGGGGAAATTGAATAATCTGGAAGATAAAGTCAAAACCGAAAAGCATCAACCGTGGGGCAACACAGGGTGCCACGGGGAAAAGGCAAGACAGGGATCAAGTCAAAACCGGAAAGCGGCCTCTCGCCAGTACGCGAAGAAGACAAAAGAGTTTGACCACAGGAGACTATTGATGTCCGGTACGGAAAAAAAGGCCCTTGCCGCCGTTCTGATTTTTGGGGCGGTCTTCGCTGTCTATGCCCCGGCGCTTTCAAACGGCTTTCTCGCGATCTGGGACGACCCGGCCTATATCACGGCCAACCCGGATATCGCGGGGATAACCCTTGCTCACCTGAAGGCGGTCTTTTCGCACATCTATGTGGAAAATTATGCTCCGATTCATCTTCTGTCCTACATGATGGACTACGCCCTATACGGTCTTTCCGCCGCCGGATTTCACCTGACGAACAACTTGGTCCACGGCTTCAACGGGGCGCTGGTCTTCCTGCTGATCTACAGGGTTTCGAAGGATCTCTCACTCTCCATACTCTCTGCTCTCCTTTTTGCCCTCCATCCGGTGCAGGTCGAATCGGTGGTCTGGCTGAGCGAGCGGAAGACAATCCTGGCCGCCGCCTTCGGGCTTGGTTCCTTCCTGGTCTTTCTCCGGTTCCTTGACCGGCGGGGGCGCGGCCTCTATGTTTCCGCTCTCCTTCTTTTTGCAGCGGCGCTTTTGAGTAAGGCCTCTGTGGTAATCCTTCCCCTTTTGTTTCTGGTCTATTTGCTCTTGTTCCCTCATGAGAAGCGTCACCTGTGGTTCCCGGTGATCCCTTTTTTTCTCCTTGCGGCGGCGGGGGCGGTGCTGACGGTTATGACCCAGCGCCGTGTTATTGTCCCCTATTATGGCGGTTCCCCCTATGCCACGGCCCTGACGATGCTTCCGGTTTTGGCCGAGTACCTCAGGATCTTCCTCTTTCCCTTCAATCTCTCTCCTTCCTATCAGCCGGTGATCTACCGGACTTTCTTCACGCCGCAGGTGTTTCTCTCCCTCCTTTTCCTTCTGATGCTGGTTTTTCTGGTATGGCGTCTGCGTCGTGACCGGGAGGTGCTGTTCTGGGCCGCCTGGGTCTTCATCCCGCTCCTTCCGGTTTTGCAGATCATCCCCTTTGTGACGATTATGAACGACCGTTATCTCTATCTCTCTCTCATCGGCATGGCCCCCCTCATGGTGAAGACGATTCGCCGTGCCGCCGGACGGAACGGGGCGGTCATGGTTACGGCGCTGATCCTTGCCCTGATTCTGCCGCAGACGATCTCCCGTGCCCGACTCTGGCGGCCGGGGCCCGACCTGTGGCTCGATGCGATCCGGCATTACCCGGAAAACGAGACCCTGTACCTCCAGCTTGCAACGGTCTATCAGAAGGGTGGCAGGATCCGCGCGGCCGAGACCGCCTTCCGGAAGGCGGCAGCGATCGATTCGGGGGACCTGACTCTTCACAAGAAGTACGGGGCGCTTTTGATGCAGGCCGGTCGGGATGAGGATGCGAAAAGGGAACTGCAGCGTGTCTATGACGCCGGCAGGCGGGATGTGGAACTTCTCTCCAATCTTGCCTATGCCTGCCTTGACACGGGTGACCCCGTTTCGGCGCTTCAGCACTTCCGGGAGGCGCTGTCCATGAATGACCGGGATGCCAATTCAATCTACGGCATGGCGATGGTGCATGAGCGTATGGGGAAGTGGGACCGGGCGGCCGACTTCTGGCGTCGGTTTCTCGAAGTTACCCCTCCGAACAACGCCTGGCGGGGAAAGGTTGAGCAGAGCCTGCGACGTGATGAGGCGAAGGCGGGTGGGGAGTGAAGCATGAAGATAGATACCATATTTGTCGGAAGGGGCGGGGAAAGGTCCAACAGCTCATTGTCACGGCCATCGTCCGGGAACTTGCGGCATAAATCAGCTTTTACGAGACCATCAATAATGAACCTTCCTGTTTGCGCAGGAAGAAAAGGACGATATTGTCTTGACAAAAATCACAAATAAGTATATACAACGAGTATACGATAAGTGGCAAAACAGGTGTGAAAGATGATTCTGTGGGATGATGCGAAAAATCTGAAGCTTCAATTAGAACGGAAAATTTCTTTTGAGGAGATTACCGCAATTATTTTGAGGAAAGAATATGTTGATATCCTGGAAAACCCATCTTATCCCGAACAGGCAATATTCGTTATCCGGTTTAATGAGTATATATGGGCTGTCCCGTTTCTGGTTGATCAGGAGGGTGATATTATCTTAAAAACTGCATATCCGAGTCGGAAACTGCAAAAAAGATATGGAGCAAGCCATGAATAGAAAAAAAGTCAGACTGGATGAATATGAACGGAAGGTTGAAGACGAGATTTTGCACTATCGGCCTGTTTCTCAGGCGAAAAGAGCAGAAATAGAAAGGTCGCTTGATCAGGCAAATGAGAAAAAGAGCATCAGCCTTCGCCTCAGGAAGTACGATTTAGAGAAACTGAAAGAAAGAGCAGAGCAAGAAGGTATTCCCTATCAGACACTACTATCTGTGATTATACATAAGTTTGTCACGGACCAACTCATAGATAGAAGAAGTCTGATCAAAGGACTGCAACTGTTAAAAAATGGGAATATCGCCTGACACATTGCTCCAGCGGGTTGCCTGTTCTCGCTCGTGAAAACCCGCCTTCCGCAAAGTTCGCCAAGCCTGGAAAGAGAAAAAAACATCAGTGCTTGTTGACGACCGCCTTGACCCGGTCGTAGGCCCTCGGGACATGACAACCCGGTGCGCAACTTCCGCCCGTGTCGGTAATCTTGAAGTTGATCGGGAGGTTCCACTTTCCGAAGGGGGTGGTCGTCCGGATATGTTTGGGCCCCTTGCTTCCGTGGGGGTCGTGGCAGAAGGTGCAGCGCCGTCCTTTCTTTTTGTGGACGTGGACGTAGTGAAGATTTTTTGTGCCGTTCCGGAACCCGGTGACGTCGCCGGCCGCGATCTTTTTCAGGAAAGGTTCTTCGTCATGACACTCGAAGCAGAGGGCATACTTTTTGACCGAGAAGGCTGTGTACCGGTCGGAGGGATAGACCCTCTTCAGCATCCGGTAGTTGTTGGATCCGTGCGGGTTATGGCAGGCGGCACAGTCCCCGTCGAGGAGGATCGGGCCGTGATGTTGGGGGTTATCTTGCAGGAATTTTTCCATGTTCAAGACAAATGAGCCCGACTTCGTGGGACGTTCCACGTTATGGCAAGTCAGACAGAGGTCCATGATCGGTTCTTTCCGGAGTAGATGCTCATGATCGGAGGCGTGAGGGTTGTGACAGTTTGCACAGCTATCCTTCATCTGGATGGCGCCGTGCTTTACTTTTGCATTCTCCACATGGTCTTCCATCTCGGAATGGCACATGAAACAGAGATCCGGGAGCGGCTGCAACAGATTCATCTTGTTCTGCGTGCCGTGGGGGTCGTGGCATCCGGTGCAACCACCCGCTGCGACCGCTCCGTGAACATGCTCCTTCTTTTTGACGGCATCTTCCTTTTCCGTATGGCACCCGAAGCAGAGTTCATTTCCTTCCGCAACGGTCGTAAAGGTGTCTCCGTTCAGTTCATGGCAGGCCGTGCACTCTCCATCGAGAAAGGGCGGATGTCCCTTTCCCAACTCTGAGAGCTGTCCCAACTCTTTGTGACACGTAAAGCAAGCCTTGGCTTCGGCATCTTCCATCCCGGCATGTCGGCTTTCCGCC
Above is a window of Deltaproteobacteria bacterium DNA encoding:
- a CDS encoding lipopolysaccharide biosynthesis protein, which translates into the protein MSLKDKAIKSVFWSAVEQVGPRIVQFIVLVILARLLMPAEFGLIGMLTVFIALGHIFLDSGFGSALIQKQDATETHYTSVFYANLLLSLLTATALWEAAPWIARFYKQPALVSLTRVLAFNFIFAALGVIQTTLMTKELDFKTQAKVRLIAVTGSGVIGIGMAFMHFGVWSLVGQTLSGTLLDSLTLWFFSRWRPGRNFSLSALRELFGFSSRLLGSGVLDALFRNAYNVAIGKLFAPSELGYYTRARSIQQIPSQTMGGVVGRVAFPVFSRMQGEPERMKNAVRKALKTIALVNFPMMIGLIVTARPLVLVLLGKRWEPAVPFLQMLAIVGLFYPLSMVNLNVLLANGRSDLMFRLEIIKKSMVALNIGITWRWGIKAIIAGQIVTAITSYYLNSYKNGDLIAYPFKAQVTDLLPYMGVAGMMGGAVYMLHRLPFMNDAIMLMSQVVVGGILYVVVCRICRLAMFEEVRNLFFAKIV
- a CDS encoding PEP-CTERM sorting domain-containing protein; the protein is MMKKILSVLLLMPCILFAWQPAGAAPIDDPVAWFPFDGNALDAEGNGYNGTVMGGIFTSDRFGNPESALSFDGVDDHVHFDDVLQPSVFTFATWFKTTQSSVGTIFSSDPGENYYSNHGFTVKILWDGRIRVRVDASPQPGPDMSIIDSPAHLNDGKWHQMTTTFSSSGHKLYIDGFLVGENDGPLLYSTTGFPMVIGMTHLTDEDDGLFFSGALDDLKIYDHVLPAEDVQRLSVVPEPASLFLFGIGLIGMIGVHRHARRSRSSQARTHL
- a CDS encoding tetratricopeptide repeat protein, which encodes MSGTEKKALAAVLIFGAVFAVYAPALSNGFLAIWDDPAYITANPDIAGITLAHLKAVFSHIYVENYAPIHLLSYMMDYALYGLSAAGFHLTNNLVHGFNGALVFLLIYRVSKDLSLSILSALLFALHPVQVESVVWLSERKTILAAAFGLGSFLVFLRFLDRRGRGLYVSALLLFAAALLSKASVVILPLLFLVYLLLFPHEKRHLWFPVIPFFLLAAAGAVLTVMTQRRVIVPYYGGSPYATALTMLPVLAEYLRIFLFPFNLSPSYQPVIYRTFFTPQVFLSLLFLLMLVFLVWRLRRDREVLFWAAWVFIPLLPVLQIIPFVTIMNDRYLYLSLIGMAPLMVKTIRRAAGRNGAVMVTALILALILPQTISRARLWRPGPDLWLDAIRHYPENETLYLQLATVYQKGGRIRAAETAFRKAAAIDSGDLTLHKKYGALLMQAGRDEDAKRELQRVYDAGRRDVELLSNLAYACLDTGDPVSALQHFREALSMNDRDANSIYGMAMVHERMGKWDRAADFWRRFLEVTPPNNAWRGKVEQSLRRDEAKAGGE
- a CDS encoding toxin; amino-acid sequence: MILWDDAKNLKLQLERKISFEEITAIILRKEYVDILENPSYPEQAIFVIRFNEYIWAVPFLVDQEGDIILKTAYPSRKLQKRYGASHE
- a CDS encoding antitoxin, yielding MNRKKVRLDEYERKVEDEILHYRPVSQAKRAEIERSLDQANEKKSISLRLRKYDLEKLKERAEQEGIPYQTLLSVIIHKFVTDQLIDRRSLIKGLQLLKNGNIA